Proteins from one Syntrophaceae bacterium genomic window:
- a CDS encoding molybdopterin-dependent oxidoreductase, which yields MKNKFEMPRRRFLQMTGAIGIATAMTAFPFRNLQSAWAFGDHPQEQLPYRITKKVPQVCARACEADCAYYVVMGVDPATGLERAITLEGRPEDPVSNGKFCIKGMGFVDSLYDPDRLMVALKRTNPVKGTDQDPGWVTMKTADAVNEVIAGLKKLKPEEILFASPGDPYTNRLCQSIGATRSDQRTECFGTHYYINCLTLTNPPNKFYSSCYTPSHHVCGYDYDNAKYQIWFGFDSFSKCGKAGMLNHWATGKKNGCKIVMFNPVRTPMADGYAGETYGIKPGTDLAVALAMIRTILANRKYNASFIKKYSDAIALVDVDGRAALKAEDGQFLAWCSKHRKAEPIDDCDAPALSGGPFRVSIGGKTITAKPVLQILTESTKTYTPEWAARISDVPAKAISRIALEFAAAAPYAMIPTYKRDAAGPNYANSWRLRHAINILNTLAGSIDHEGGVLLLHGIKIPWIDELAPPVVPFPEQPAEPVDFRNEFPVTNDIYRKKDFSAPGHYGMVGWGLYKTNRAKAIFFRNPHRGLFAMIQSQMLEKATEKMQMVVDWNLYLDDLGYFCDYVIPAPHQFEEGKLDLRLYYPKYPCLVGGVPVQKTPGDQIGWGGFAAKIGLAMAPKYWTTDGSGDPKKIIPTNMGDIAVKKAGAAENGADFNKKGAFWIDRKPYENYKQIEEIGYGRPKGRVRMYVDEFARVGHEPLPVWATRWHDSKGDYKFSLLITRAPWYMHADPNFINNAVLKEVTVRNFMDCIWMNPEAGRKLGLKEGDMVILENDPNYMKDLPRPQKAKLHLTNRVVRQDCILTFHGIGHRAKNLRHAKDFGYRDGDLIPQKDPNIVKKHDPTGMGWVEDVYVSVRKA from the coding sequence ATGAAAAACAAGTTTGAGATGCCAAGACGAAGATTTTTACAGATGACCGGTGCAATCGGGATCGCCACCGCGATGACGGCTTTTCCCTTCCGAAACCTGCAATCGGCATGGGCGTTCGGAGATCATCCGCAGGAGCAGCTTCCCTACCGGATCACCAAGAAGGTCCCCCAGGTCTGTGCAAGGGCCTGCGAAGCGGACTGTGCCTATTATGTCGTCATGGGCGTGGACCCCGCCACGGGCCTGGAGAGGGCCATCACACTGGAAGGACGGCCGGAGGATCCTGTTTCGAACGGGAAATTCTGCATCAAGGGCATGGGGTTCGTCGATTCGCTGTACGATCCGGACCGCCTTATGGTTGCCCTGAAGCGGACCAATCCCGTCAAGGGAACGGACCAGGATCCGGGTTGGGTAACCATGAAGACGGCCGACGCAGTAAATGAAGTCATTGCCGGCCTCAAGAAGCTGAAACCAGAAGAGATTCTCTTTGCATCCCCCGGTGACCCCTACACGAACCGACTCTGCCAGTCCATCGGGGCCACCCGGAGCGACCAGCGGACGGAATGCTTCGGCACCCATTACTACATCAACTGCCTGACCCTGACCAACCCGCCCAACAAATTTTATTCCAGCTGCTATACGCCAAGCCACCATGTCTGCGGGTACGATTACGACAATGCCAAGTATCAGATCTGGTTCGGGTTCGACTCCTTCTCCAAGTGCGGCAAGGCGGGCATGCTCAACCACTGGGCCACGGGAAAGAAGAACGGTTGCAAGATTGTCATGTTCAATCCTGTCCGGACGCCTATGGCGGACGGGTATGCCGGCGAGACCTATGGCATCAAGCCGGGAACCGACCTCGCCGTGGCGCTGGCCATGATCCGCACGATCCTTGCGAACAGGAAATACAACGCCTCATTCATTAAAAAGTACTCCGATGCAATCGCTTTGGTCGATGTGGATGGACGTGCCGCCCTGAAGGCGGAGGACGGCCAGTTCCTGGCCTGGTGCAGCAAGCACAGGAAAGCTGAACCAATCGACGATTGTGATGCACCAGCCCTCTCAGGCGGTCCGTTCAGGGTCTCTATCGGAGGCAAAACGATCACCGCCAAGCCCGTCCTGCAGATTCTGACGGAATCGACCAAGACCTATACGCCCGAATGGGCCGCCAGGATCAGTGACGTTCCTGCCAAGGCGATCAGCAGGATCGCCCTCGAGTTTGCCGCGGCTGCACCTTATGCCATGATCCCGACGTACAAACGCGATGCGGCAGGCCCGAACTACGCCAACAGTTGGCGGCTCCGCCACGCGATCAACATTCTCAACACCCTGGCCGGTTCGATCGACCATGAAGGGGGCGTCCTGCTTCTCCACGGGATCAAGATCCCATGGATCGACGAACTGGCCCCACCGGTCGTTCCCTTTCCGGAACAGCCGGCCGAACCGGTCGATTTTCGGAACGAATTTCCCGTCACGAACGACATCTACCGGAAGAAGGATTTCTCCGCACCGGGACACTATGGCATGGTCGGCTGGGGACTTTACAAAACCAACCGGGCCAAGGCGATTTTCTTCCGGAACCCGCACCGGGGGCTCTTCGCCATGATCCAGTCGCAGATGCTGGAAAAGGCAACGGAAAAGATGCAGATGGTCGTGGACTGGAACCTCTACCTCGACGACCTCGGATATTTCTGCGACTACGTCATTCCGGCCCCCCACCAGTTCGAGGAGGGCAAGCTCGACCTGCGCCTCTACTACCCGAAGTATCCCTGCCTCGTCGGCGGCGTCCCGGTTCAGAAGACACCGGGCGACCAGATCGGCTGGGGCGGATTCGCCGCCAAGATCGGTCTGGCCATGGCCCCCAAGTACTGGACGACGGACGGGAGCGGCGATCCCAAGAAGATCATCCCCACGAACATGGGCGATATCGCCGTCAAGAAGGCAGGTGCAGCGGAAAATGGGGCTGATTTCAACAAGAAGGGGGCGTTCTGGATCGATCGGAAACCCTACGAAAACTACAAACAGATCGAGGAGATCGGTTACGGACGTCCCAAGGGAAGGGTTCGGATGTACGTCGACGAATTCGCCCGGGTCGGGCATGAACCGCTGCCGGTCTGGGCCACCCGATGGCATGATTCCAAAGGGGATTACAAGTTCTCTCTGCTGATCACCCGAGCCCCCTGGTACATGCATGCCGATCCGAACTTCATCAACAACGCCGTCCTGAAGGAAGTGACCGTACGAAACTTCATGGACTGTATTTGGATGAACCCCGAGGCGGGCAGGAAACTGGGCCTGAAGGAAGGGGACATGGTGATCCTGGAGAACGACCCCAATTACATGAAGGATCTCCCCAGACCGCAGAAGGCGAAACTGCACCTGACAAACCGCGTCGTTCGGCAGGATTGCATCCTGACCTTCCACGGAATCGGCCACCGGGCGAAAAACCTCCGACATGCCAAGGATTTTGGTTACAGGGATGGAGATCTGATTCCGCAGAAAGATCCCAACATCGTCAAGAAACACGATCCTACCGGGATGGGTTGGGTGGAAGACGTCTATGTCAGCGTCAGAAAAGCATAA
- a CDS encoding IS1595 family transposase gives MDLTSYHNVISSESKARKYLLGKSFKNHQRFCPRCRQRKLYKLSDERYRCSRCEYTFHDFSGRWINHGRLTCVQWLSILKLFELEVSVRKMSQQMKMSYKAVYGAVSTIRMAILNHAADADVLLGGEIELDESYFGGRRKGNRGRGAAGKVPVFGILERKGVVQVSVVPNVTAETLLGLTVKKVRRGSVVYTDKFRSYDSLMFCGYRHLKVDHGKYFSSGKVTINGLEGFWSWAKERLIKHHGVSKEQFPLYLKELEFRYNNRNSDIFDQVATFLCDLVPKWD, from the coding sequence ATGGACTTAACTAGTTATCATAATGTAATATCCAGCGAGAGCAAAGCCAGAAAATATCTGCTGGGAAAAAGCTTCAAAAACCATCAACGGTTTTGCCCTCGCTGCCGGCAACGCAAGTTATACAAGTTAAGCGACGAAAGGTACCGATGCTCCCGTTGTGAATATACGTTCCATGACTTCTCTGGTCGCTGGATTAATCATGGTCGTCTAACCTGCGTGCAATGGTTGTCGATCCTCAAGCTCTTTGAACTGGAAGTATCTGTCCGGAAGATGTCCCAGCAGATGAAGATGTCCTACAAGGCTGTTTATGGAGCCGTGAGCACGATCCGGATGGCCATTTTGAATCATGCAGCCGACGCCGATGTTCTCCTGGGCGGTGAGATCGAACTGGATGAGTCCTACTTCGGAGGCCGACGGAAAGGCAACCGGGGCCGTGGAGCCGCCGGGAAGGTTCCCGTGTTCGGCATCCTGGAGAGGAAAGGCGTCGTCCAGGTCAGTGTTGTCCCGAATGTCACGGCAGAGACCTTGCTGGGTCTCACCGTCAAGAAGGTTCGCAGGGGAAGCGTCGTTTATACTGACAAGTTCAGGAGTTACGACAGCCTGATGTTCTGCGGATACCGGCATCTGAAAGTGGACCATGGAAAGTACTTCTCTTCCGGTAAGGTCACCATCAACGGATTGGAGGGGTTCTGGAGTTGGGCCAAGGAGAGACTGATCAAGCATCATGGCGTCTCCAAGGAACAGTTCCCTCTTTATTTGAAAGAACTGGAGTTTCGATATAATAATCGCAACTCTGATATTTTCGACCAAGTTGCTACTTTTCTCTGCGATCTTGTGCCAAAATGGGACTAA
- a CDS encoding molecular chaperone TorD family protein produces MTADNKKILELEARATVFSLLAQAFNYPDRELVASLRKGEFPAALFSAVGCLPDASSISEEIAAIGKEYVDSDQGDDALLLELEKDYTQMFFSSKPRLVYLFESVYNEGKILQESTFQIARLYYDAGLRPAEHFKLPPDHIAVEFEFMSYLYFNEIKAIQTNNPKNAEFARQLQHDVMINHLGSFGGTFAEKVAAHGRTLFYKKMGIIAAFTLAGVRS; encoded by the coding sequence ATGACCGCAGACAATAAAAAAATCCTGGAGTTGGAAGCCAGGGCAACCGTTTTCTCCCTTCTCGCCCAGGCTTTCAACTATCCCGATCGCGAACTGGTCGCAAGCCTCCGCAAAGGGGAGTTTCCCGCCGCCCTATTTTCCGCCGTCGGCTGTCTTCCGGATGCCTCATCAATCTCGGAAGAGATTGCAGCCATCGGAAAGGAGTATGTTGATTCCGATCAGGGGGATGACGCTCTGCTTCTGGAGCTGGAAAAGGACTACACTCAAATGTTCTTTTCCTCGAAGCCCCGGCTGGTCTATCTTTTTGAATCGGTCTACAACGAGGGCAAAATTCTCCAGGAATCAACCTTCCAGATCGCAAGGCTGTACTATGATGCCGGCTTGAGGCCCGCCGAACATTTCAAGCTGCCGCCGGACCACATCGCGGTGGAGTTCGAATTCATGTCCTATCTGTATTTCAACGAAATCAAGGCCATTCAGACGAACAATCCAAAGAATGCGGAATTCGCCCGTCAACTGCAGCATGACGTCATGATCAACCACCTGGGATCTTTCGGAGGAACGTTCGCGGAAAAAGTGGCGGCCCACGGAAGAACCTTATTCTACAAAAAGATGGGGATCATTGCGGCGTTTACTCTTGCCGGAGTCCGGTCTTAA
- a CDS encoding LysR family transcriptional regulator produces MEIKFKLWIEQNGITLFGHGLEELLKGIDEYQSLFGAARKLKMSYRAAWGKIKDAEKRTGIQLVVTNGRKGMLLTENARRIVMEFENMENNINQLLHDCSNSFPIPDLGGMQNESHPLPTSKMLEHSRLHMPHRAYA; encoded by the coding sequence ATGGAGATAAAATTCAAACTCTGGATTGAACAGAATGGAATAACCCTGTTCGGTCATGGACTGGAAGAACTCTTGAAAGGCATCGACGAATACCAAAGCCTCTTCGGCGCCGCCAGAAAACTGAAGATGTCCTATCGGGCGGCCTGGGGCAAAATCAAAGACGCTGAAAAACGCACGGGGATACAACTTGTCGTCACCAACGGCCGCAAGGGTATGCTTCTCACGGAAAATGCGCGAAGAATCGTTATGGAATTCGAGAATATGGAAAATAACATTAATCAACTGCTTCATGATTGCAGCAATTCATTTCCGATACCGGATCTTGGGGGCATGCAGAACGAATCACACCCCCTCCCCACCTCCAAAATGCTTGAGCATTCCCGTCTCCATATGCCTCACCGGGCATATGCATAA
- a CDS encoding phage tail tape measure protein → MADVQKTIEILFGGKDNVSPVVADIGKSFSTLDASVGKVTDPLAKVADSVLKIDAALVAMAVGGMALAIKESSTFNKSFALISTSITATGADLAKYREDILTYSTGSVKSLEDINSALYTAAQAGVKWTDSLEFIGKAEQLAVANNANLNTTVDLLTSTMNAYGFTLKDVGHLNDVFFQSTLIGKQTIDSLGQSMGLVVAIAANSGVSFEQLSAAIATMTAKGMETSEAITAVKGVITSIISPSQEVAEKAKALGLNFSLTSLSAKGFSNMLHEIMMRTGGSKEKIVGLFEEVRAMNGVLQLTGDSMKFFDDALKQIEGSSGAAEKAYRKMVETFENQAQKVKNTLKAVLTVIGSQLEEDAGKIAGAFGNLLKGIKIGVESGAFDPLFEYLDDVAASISTWLNAVAAAFPDALKRINYSGLIAALKDLGKALGGMFGDLDLTKANDLAGALQVIVDIIIGFIRVTTGMVDAFKPFASQIAAFFKEMASGDDATQRAAGNILLFSKAIKEAGLGVVAAILAIDELRVSMAALFDIVAGSVQLLWGTFMSLVTGVESAVLAAMASIATMFDRLTFGLIPGLKSGIDDINRRLEVVLSDFAKNSGNMSAGVARLASGIAKLGEESSSTSSKIKALGAELGKVPTRVTTTYEMQVAKNNEDKMKELRAMIAALPTEKQVTIKTLADGAAIEKAHGMLIEKFPDGSARIVNIKTVADQDSLDKAKKAIDDAAKTKEVELKAKLDEAKLKEQSAIIQSAIEWKAKVDISQIEAATTTIKTMFASIDNTITNSGTLTGTMISAYASASSGSSLIYEQIQKESQRRDEALKTQKSLIDAQVDLLKEQARMMKKGEYVPIKISADGVEPHITAFMFEILKKIQVQANMEGQKFLLGL, encoded by the coding sequence ATGGCGGACGTTCAAAAAACAATTGAGATCCTGTTCGGCGGAAAAGACAATGTGTCGCCAGTAGTAGCGGACATCGGGAAGTCTTTTTCCACCCTCGATGCCTCCGTCGGGAAGGTCACGGATCCCCTGGCCAAGGTCGCCGATTCGGTTTTGAAGATCGACGCCGCCTTGGTCGCTATGGCTGTCGGGGGAATGGCGCTCGCCATAAAGGAATCATCAACATTCAATAAGAGCTTCGCGCTGATCTCCACATCCATTACCGCAACGGGAGCAGACCTGGCGAAATACCGGGAAGACATTCTTACCTATTCGACAGGGTCCGTGAAGTCCCTGGAGGACATCAATTCCGCTCTCTACACGGCCGCCCAGGCTGGCGTGAAATGGACGGACTCCCTGGAATTCATCGGGAAGGCCGAGCAGCTGGCCGTGGCGAACAACGCGAACCTGAACACCACGGTCGATCTGTTGACGTCGACCATGAACGCCTATGGATTCACGCTGAAAGACGTGGGGCACCTGAACGACGTCTTTTTCCAGTCCACCCTGATCGGAAAGCAGACCATCGACAGCCTCGGGCAGAGCATGGGCCTGGTCGTGGCCATCGCCGCAAACTCGGGCGTCTCGTTCGAGCAACTTTCGGCGGCGATCGCCACCATGACCGCCAAAGGCATGGAGACCTCCGAAGCCATCACCGCCGTCAAGGGCGTCATCACCAGCATCATCAGTCCGTCGCAGGAAGTCGCTGAAAAAGCAAAGGCCCTGGGCCTGAATTTCTCCCTGACAAGCCTTTCCGCCAAGGGCTTCAGCAACATGCTCCACGAGATCATGATGCGGACCGGGGGAAGCAAGGAGAAGATCGTCGGCCTGTTCGAAGAAGTCCGGGCCATGAACGGGGTGCTGCAGCTCACCGGCGACAGCATGAAGTTCTTTGACGATGCCCTCAAGCAGATAGAAGGATCGTCCGGGGCGGCGGAGAAGGCATACCGGAAGATGGTCGAGACCTTCGAAAATCAAGCCCAGAAGGTAAAGAACACGCTCAAGGCGGTCTTGACCGTCATTGGGTCGCAACTGGAAGAGGATGCCGGAAAGATAGCCGGGGCCTTTGGAAACCTACTGAAGGGGATCAAAATCGGTGTCGAATCAGGCGCATTCGACCCGCTGTTCGAATATCTGGATGACGTCGCAGCCTCCATATCCACTTGGTTGAATGCCGTTGCGGCCGCCTTCCCCGACGCCCTGAAGAGGATCAACTACTCCGGCCTGATCGCAGCCCTGAAGGATCTCGGCAAGGCCCTTGGCGGCATGTTCGGGGACCTGGACCTTACGAAGGCGAACGACCTGGCCGGCGCCCTTCAGGTGATTGTTGACATCATAATCGGCTTCATCAGGGTTACAACGGGCATGGTGGATGCATTCAAGCCCTTTGCCAGTCAGATCGCGGCATTCTTCAAGGAGATGGCATCCGGGGACGATGCGACCCAGAGGGCCGCTGGGAACATCCTCTTGTTCAGCAAGGCGATCAAGGAAGCCGGCCTTGGGGTCGTCGCGGCGATCCTGGCCATTGACGAATTGCGCGTGTCCATGGCGGCGCTGTTCGATATCGTGGCCGGGTCCGTCCAACTGCTCTGGGGCACGTTCATGTCCCTCGTTACCGGAGTTGAATCGGCTGTCCTGGCCGCCATGGCTTCCATCGCCACCATGTTTGATCGCCTGACGTTTGGGCTCATTCCGGGTCTCAAGTCAGGAATTGACGACATCAACCGCCGCCTCGAAGTGGTTCTGTCCGACTTCGCAAAGAATTCCGGAAACATGAGCGCCGGGGTGGCACGTCTTGCTTCCGGCATTGCAAAGCTGGGCGAAGAATCCTCCTCCACGTCCAGCAAAATCAAGGCCCTTGGTGCCGAACTCGGAAAGGTGCCCACAAGGGTGACGACGACCTATGAAATGCAGGTCGCCAAAAACAACGAAGACAAGATGAAGGAACTAAGGGCCATGATCGCGGCCCTCCCCACCGAAAAGCAGGTGACGATCAAAACGCTGGCCGACGGAGCAGCCATCGAAAAAGCCCACGGCATGCTGATTGAGAAGTTCCCCGACGGAAGCGCCCGGATCGTCAACATCAAGACGGTTGCCGACCAGGACAGTCTCGACAAGGCGAAAAAGGCCATCGATGACGCGGCAAAAACCAAAGAGGTTGAACTCAAGGCAAAGCTGGACGAAGCGAAGCTCAAAGAACAGTCGGCGATCATCCAGAGTGCAATCGAGTGGAAGGCCAAGGTCGATATTTCCCAGATCGAGGCGGCAACAACGACCATAAAGACTATGTTTGCCTCCATCGATAATACAATCACAAACTCGGGGACGCTTACCGGGACTATGATCTCGGCCTATGCAAGCGCCAGCAGCGGATCATCCCTCATTTATGAGCAGATCCAGAAGGAGTCTCAACGAAGAGACGAAGCGCTGAAAACACAGAAAAGCCTGATCGATGCGCAGGTTGACTTGCTCAAGGAGCAGGCGCGGATGATGAAAAAGGGCGAGTATGTGCCGATCAAAATATCCGCCGATGGAGTGGAGCCGCACATCACGGCATTCATGTTCGAGATCCTGAAGAAGATCCAGGTCCAGGCCAACATGGAGGGCCAGAAATTCTTGCTGGGGCTGTAA
- a CDS encoding amidohydrolase family protein, protein MMKKRLCLPVLSILLCLMFPFSAMAQSVPDPDLVAAIAGIKAIDNHAHPLRVLKEGERDTEWGELSYHTLSAATSDPSEEIPLVPFRLRPESPEYVAVWKELYGVSLGRVPKEFIREVIRTKKRIMREQGDNYPAWVLDKIGVETMLANRTAMDRSLPATRFRWVPYADALMFPLSNQEAKVTRPDLASSYEGLERLRASFLKDLGISRLPSSLKDYLSMVVTPSLERQKQGGAVAVKFLTAYLRPLEVSNPSAEQAGRVYEGYVRGGKPTGREYGTLQDYLFRYICREAGRLGMAVHIHTGFGIGQYFDVVGSNPLLLESVFNDPDLRKTRFVIIHGGWPFAKQTAAMLLKPNVYADFSAIDFLLYPREVGDVLRSWLEIAPDKVLFGTDGFELDPNMLFVNWEEFSCLGTRSARQALALALTDMKQDGEITHEEALVIARKVLRENAIRIYGLVSR, encoded by the coding sequence ATGATGAAAAAACGGCTTTGCCTGCCGGTTCTATCCATTCTTCTCTGTTTGATGTTTCCATTTTCAGCCATGGCGCAATCGGTGCCCGATCCCGATCTTGTGGCTGCCATCGCCGGAATCAAGGCGATCGACAATCACGCCCATCCGTTGCGGGTCTTGAAGGAAGGCGAACGGGACACTGAATGGGGCGAGTTGAGCTATCATACCCTGTCGGCGGCAACCTCCGATCCGAGTGAAGAAATTCCGCTGGTTCCTTTCCGGCTGCGGCCGGAAAGTCCGGAATACGTTGCCGTCTGGAAAGAGCTTTATGGAGTATCTCTCGGCAGGGTCCCGAAAGAATTCATTCGGGAGGTGATCCGGACCAAGAAACGGATCATGCGGGAGCAGGGGGACAATTACCCTGCCTGGGTCCTTGATAAAATCGGCGTGGAAACCATGCTCGCCAACCGCACGGCCATGGACCGCAGCCTGCCTGCTACCCGTTTCCGCTGGGTCCCGTATGCCGACGCCTTGATGTTTCCACTCTCCAACCAGGAAGCCAAGGTGACGAGGCCGGATCTTGCCTCCTCTTATGAAGGTCTGGAGCGGCTGCGCGCGTCCTTTCTGAAGGACCTGGGAATCTCCCGGTTGCCCTCCAGCCTGAAGGACTACCTGTCCATGGTTGTCACCCCGTCACTGGAGCGCCAGAAGCAGGGAGGCGCCGTGGCTGTGAAATTCCTGACCGCCTACCTGCGCCCGCTGGAAGTATCGAATCCTTCGGCGGAGCAGGCTGGGCGTGTCTATGAGGGGTATGTTCGGGGGGGCAAACCGACGGGCAGGGAATACGGAACGCTGCAGGATTACCTGTTTCGCTACATCTGTCGGGAAGCCGGCAGGCTCGGCATGGCTGTCCATATCCACACGGGCTTCGGCATCGGCCAGTATTTCGACGTGGTCGGCTCCAACCCCCTTCTTCTGGAATCCGTCTTTAACGACCCGGACCTGCGAAAGACCCGGTTCGTCATTATCCATGGGGGATGGCCGTTTGCGAAGCAAACCGCCGCCATGCTGCTTAAGCCGAATGTATACGCCGATTTCTCCGCCATCGACTTTCTCCTTTATCCACGCGAGGTTGGCGACGTGCTCCGGAGCTGGCTGGAGATCGCGCCCGACAAGGTCCTGTTCGGGACCGACGGCTTTGAACTCGATCCGAACATGCTCTTTGTGAACTGGGAGGAATTCTCGTGCCTGGGTACCAGGAGTGCGCGGCAGGCCCTGGCGCTCGCGCTCACGGATATGAAGCAGGACGGCGAAATCACCCATGAGGAGGCCTTGGTGATTGCCCGGAAAGTACTTCGCGAAAATGCAATCCGGATTTATGGACTGGTGAGCCGATGA
- a CDS encoding 4Fe-4S binding protein gives MKEYAILLDNTFCTGCNSCAYRCIQEFRYHDQASKGLFRTFVSINDGGLYHRRCMHCLDPQCVRNCPVKALTKSDYGPVLYDAKVCIGCQTCVRVCPFHIPQFDEASKKIVKCSLCAQRLGDGKQPACVEICPTGALQFGEYGAMKTLALKRAKEKKLKLYGYDEGGGTHVFVLTKEDSAAAGYPNVQKKALKSGRASLDGGLGVPAMAVLAVTGMKKFSERRARIEAETKNEKP, from the coding sequence ATGAAAGAATATGCGATCCTGCTCGACAATACGTTCTGCACCGGCTGCAACAGCTGTGCATACCGGTGTATCCAGGAGTTCCGATATCACGATCAGGCGTCAAAGGGCCTTTTCAGGACCTTCGTTTCGATCAACGACGGCGGTCTCTACCACAGGCGGTGCATGCACTGCCTCGACCCGCAGTGCGTCAGGAACTGCCCCGTCAAGGCCCTGACCAAGTCCGATTACGGACCGGTTCTGTACGATGCGAAAGTCTGCATCGGCTGCCAGACCTGCGTCCGGGTCTGCCCGTTTCATATCCCCCAGTTTGACGAGGCTTCGAAGAAGATCGTCAAGTGCAGCCTCTGCGCCCAGCGGCTGGGCGACGGGAAACAGCCGGCCTGCGTCGAGATCTGCCCCACCGGTGCGCTGCAGTTCGGCGAATACGGGGCGATGAAGACACTGGCCCTGAAACGGGCCAAGGAAAAGAAACTCAAACTGTACGGCTATGACGAGGGCGGCGGGACCCATGTGTTTGTCCTGACCAAGGAAGATTCCGCAGCGGCCGGCTATCCGAATGTGCAGAAGAAGGCGTTGAAAAGCGGAAGGGCTTCCCTGGATGGGGGGCTCGGCGTACCGGCCATGGCGGTGCTGGCCGTGACAGGCATGAAAAAGTTCAGCGAGCGGCGCGCCCGCATCGAGGCGGAAACGAAAAACGAAAAACCCTGA